In Colletotrichum higginsianum IMI 349063 chromosome 1, whole genome shotgun sequence, the DNA window CGATGATTCCAGTCCTTGAGATGCTCGGCGTCCAGACCGAGATCGAGACAGGCGGACAATCTTTGCCAGCTTCCGCCTCCTCGGGTTTTACGTCTTCCTATCTCGATGACCGCTTCTCTGACAGCGAAGGCGAGGGTGTTGTCTCGCTGCCAAGCTCCGCCGGGTCATTGTTCTCcgagccagccagcccaaCAAAAGCCGACCTTGATCAAGTTGCCAATACGGTTCCTATGTCGGCCGGCCAATCTCGCTTCTGGTTTCTGATGCATTACGTCGTGGACAAATCAGCCTTCAACATCACCTTCTGGGCCCGACTGAGAGGAAACATCCGAGTTGACCAACTCGCCAGGGcggtcgacatcgtcgccaacgcGCATGAGTCGCTGCGTACCTCATTCGGTATGTCACAGGACGGGAAGCCAATCCAGATGATCCTGAACAAGTCTCGTTTGAGGCTGGAGCACAGCAAGATCCGGGAGGAGGCAGAAGCGAAAGAGCTCTTCAACGACCTCAAGGCGTACGAATACgacctcgagggcggcgaactTGTGCGGTTCAACCTCCTGACACTCTCTGACCAGGTTCACTATCTGGTCATCGGCTATCACCATATTGCTCTCGACGGTATCAGCCTGGAGGTTCTTCTCAGCGACGTTGAAAAGGTCTACTCCGGTGGAGCTCCGCCATCGCCTGTCCAGTACTCCGAGTACAGCGCGAGACAAAACAGGGAGCTCCAGACGTCTGGTTTCTCCGAAGAGAAGAGATACTGGGCCGCCGAGCTTTCCAATCCGGCCCCGTCTGTTCTCCCGCTTCTTCCTTCTGCCAAGGTGACACAGCGGCGGCCGCTGGAGCAATACTCACACGAGCACGCTCAGGGACGCATCAGCCTGGCCGTCACCAGGGCAGTCCAAGCCGCTTGTCGACGCACCAAGACGAACATGTTCCACTTTCTGCTCGCCACGTACGCCGTCCTTCTGAACCGCTACTTGCAAGTCCAAGATTTCTGCATTGGCATGGCAGATGCCGGGCGAGAAATGGGCGCCTTTGCCCACAGCATCGGCATGTACCTGAActtgctgccgctgcggTTCGCCATTGATGACCGACAAGCCTTTGCCGACGTACTCACGCACGCCAGACGCAAGGCGCAAGCGGCTGCGGCTCATGGACGCCTGCCCTTCGATCTGATCCTCCAGGCAGCGGGCGTTGAGCGCTCCGAGACGCACAACCCCTTGTTCCAGGCTTTCCTCAACTACCGGCCCGGCGTGAGCGAAAGGCGCGAGTTCTGCGGCTGTGAgggccagggcgaggacTGGGTCAGCGGCGCAACATCGTACGACGTCATGCTCGATGTGATCGAGAACCCAGAGGGCGAGACGACGCTCCGCTTTGATGTCCAGGGATCTCTCTACTCCAAAGACGATGCGCAGACTCTGATGGACAGCTACCTGGCCCTCCTCGAAGCGTTTGCCAACAACACAAGCTTGCCAGTCGACGAGCCCTCCCTTTGCTCAGCCAACGAGATTCAACGAGCTTTGGCGCTGGGTAGAGGCCCGGAACACGTTTCCGAGTGGCCCGAGACGGTCCTACATCGCATCGATAGGATCGCCGCGCAACAGCCGAACTCCGTCGCCATCAGCAATGGCTTTGGGTCCACCGCTACCTACGGCGCCATGCAGAGATGTATCCAAACCATCGCCCAGACCATCCTCGGCAACACCCAGGGTCGAAGTGCTGGTCTCATCGGGGTCTTCTGCGAGCCATCCATCGATGCCATCTGCAGCTTGTTGGCCGCCATGCGGGTCGGGTTCGCCTACGTTCCTCTCGATCCAACTCTGCCCTCGGAACGGCTCGCCGCTCTGGTTGAGAGTGCTCGTCCTCTTCTGATCCTGGCTCACGACGAAACCATTGACCGGGCCAAAGAGCCCAGCTCTTTTGTAGGCCACATACCTCTCATCAACGTTTCGCGCCAGCGTTACCTCCCTCGAGACCCTGTTCCCATCTCTGCCAGGTCGCAGGACACCATGGCGGTCCACTTCACGAGCGGGACCACGGGCACTCCCAAGGGCGTGGTTCTCTGCCACGACACGGTCGTCAACGTGGTCGAGGCATGCGCCGACATTTACCGAACGGCGTCCAACGTCGTGCTCCAGCAAACGGCTCTCAACTTCGACATGGCCCTCTGGCAGGTTCTGGTGACGCTCTGCTCCGGCGGCAAGCTGATTGTGGTTCCGCAAGACAAGAGGCTGGACATGACGACCGTCACCCGGCTCATTCGTCAGGAGGAAGTCACCCTCACCATCGCCACTCCGTCCGAATACTCGGCCTGGCTTTCacacggcgccgaggacctccGGCGGAACAGACAGTGGCAGATTGCCGTTATCGGAGGGGAGCAGTACTCGGCTCAAGTGGACAACGGCCTCAGAACTTTGCAACTGCCACACCTGCGGCTGATGAACTTCTATGGACCCTCGGAAGTGAGCTTCGTCTCGCATTACATGGAGGTCTTTCCTGGGATGGTCTCCGGGGACGGGGCAGTCCCCGTCGGGTCCCCGCTGCACAATTACGCCGCTTACGTCCTGGACTCGAGCCAAAGACCCGTGCCTATTGGCATGACTGGCGAGGTCtacatcgccggcgccggcatctGCAAGGGCTACCTGGGCAACCCATCCTTGACCGGCCAGAAGTTCGTTAGCGACCCGTTCGTGCGTTCCGACCTCGCCAAGTCTCGCGGCTGGACTCGCATGTACCGCACAGGCGACAAGGCCAGGATCAACCAGGACGGGACGCTCTCCATTCTCGGAcgcatcgacggcgacgcccagCTCAAGATCAGAGGCGTGCGAATGGAGCTGGAAGAGATCGAGCGGGCCCTTCTGAAGCAGTCCGACGGCCTGCTTGAGCAGGTTGTCGTGTCACCTCGGGGGGAGGGCGAGAACCAGTACCTCGTGGCGCATGCACTACTGAGCGCCAGAGAGCACGATGGTGGAAGACACAACTGGCATGACAACGAAGCTGTCCACCACCAGCGACTCAACGCTGTCTTGAAGAACCTCACCGGTCTTCCGAGAGTCATGCGACCGGCTACCATCGTCCCAGTTACCGACCTGCCGCTGACAGTCCACAAGAAGATTGACCGGCGAGCTGTGGCGGCTCTGCCAGTCAGGGAACTTCGAAATCAGCAAAACTTGACCGCCAACAGGCCATCGGAAGCACCATTGAACGATACAGAACAAGAGATGCTGCGTATTTGGAGCCGGGTTCTCGGCCGGGGTCCTATTGAAGTCTCGGGGCCTGCTTCTCAAGTGGACTTTTTCAACCTCGGCGGCACCTCGCTTCAGCTTGTCGGCGTCCAAGCCGCGATCCGGGGTCACTTCCAAGTTTCTGTTCCGGTGCTTGACCTCTTCAAGAAGAGCAGcctggcggcgatggcgcaGCTCGCTGCCCCCGGCACCGAGTCGACAacccccgacgacgacgaggcagATATAATCGACTGGGATGCCGAAACCCGTTTACCAGACCCGCCATCATCTACCGTCACCTCCTGGCAGCGTCCCAGTACCGCACATCGACGACTACCACACGTTGTGGCGTTGACTGGCGCAACAGGGTTTGTCGGCCAAGCCATCCTGCGCTCTCTGCTCGCCACGCCTTCCACCCAGACGATCCACTGCCTTGCAGTTCGCGACCCATCGCGGCTCGGGGCGCTCAGGGGCAACCCCAAGATTGTGATCCACGAGGGTGACCTTCGACacccctccctttccctcgACGCTCAGACGAGGGACCAGCTGGCGCAGTCCATCGACCTGATCATCcacaacggcgccgacgtctcCTTCTTGAAGCCGTACGCAGCCCTGCGCGCCCCCAACGTCTCGAGCACCAAGTTCCTGGCAACCCAGCTGGCGGCGCCCCGGCAGATCCCAATCACCTACATCTcgtcggccgtcgtcggccgtctCGCGCCGGAGCTGGACGTCTTCGCGCCGGTCCCCATGTCTCAccgcccgcccccgcccGGGTACCGCGACGCGTACGGCGCCTCGAAATGGGCCAGCGAGGTCGTGCTGGAGAACGCCCgccgcgacctcggcgtgCCGGTGACGATCCGCCGGCTCTCGAGCGTGACGGGGCCCGGCATCCCCGGCTCGGACGTCATGGGCAACCTCGTGGCGTTTTCCGAGAAGCTCGCGGCCGTGCCGGTCACGCGCAAGTGGGAGGGCGTGTTGGACTTCGTGTCGGTCGAGCACGTCGCCCAGTCGGtggtcgccgacgccatgcGAGCCCaccgcgccgaggaggtgcGGTATCGCCACGACTGCTCGGATGAAGTGCTGCCCCTGGACGGCGATGGTGTCAGCAGGTTTGTCAGCCGGAGGCTGAAGGGACAGCCCGTCGCGGTCGTTTCCATGCTTGATTGGGTTCGGATGGCCAGAGGTGCTGGCATGAGCAACTTGGTCGCAACGTTTCTGGAGCAAGCAGAGAAGGAGCCTGGTTTTACAAAGTTTCAAAGACTTTTGAGGACTGGTTAGACATtggttttttctttctttcttttccttctaTTGCAGTTATTGGGGACTCGGGAACATTTCGCCTTTAGACATAGATAGGTCCAATGGTTGCATATAGATTCGTTTCCAATATACTTGAGAGTTGCCAGTAGTTCTGTCGGAACAACCTTAGCCCTCAACTATCGTTGCTCCCGATCCAACTTGGTAGATCATTGCATCAATCGTTAACCTTAGTATAAGCGTTAGGTGAATCCCTGAAATCGTAACCTATGCTATCGAGCCTCAGAGCCTCAGTGTGAAGAACACCCCTCGTTCAATTTCAAGTTGGCTGCCACAATGCCCTAGTTCAGTGGGGAAATTCTCATTATGAcgagagaaaaaggaaacGAAAACACAATGTAAATTCGACGTGACAATCTAACCAGAGTAACCCTTTGTTAAACTCGATCCAGCCTTCtcctactcctcctcctcctcctcttcgtaaTCGTCATGATCGTAGAACACCATCGCTCTGATCTCGATGCTAACCCTCGGGTCTTGCTTGGACTCATCCACTCGCGGATCCTTGAACGCGGCGTGAGGGCACCGCCTCACAACTCCTGGCCGCTTCGTCGTGTCGGCCTGGATGAAGAACAACACGTCGTCAGGCTGCTGGTTGTCCTTGAAGTACCAGCGGTGGGGCTTCTCCGGGTGTTCCGCCGGGCACACCTCCAGCAACTCCGACGTGCGGTCGGGGTAGATGAAGGGAACCTTGATGTAGTCCGACTCGGCGACAGTGTTGGCGTCCGTCACCGCGAAGGGGTCCCGGGTGATGGGCTTGCAAGGTCGCCACATCTGTTTGATGCCGGTCAGAGAGCGGATGAAGATGCCGTCTCCCATAGCCACGCCGAGGCAAAAGACTTACATTGATGATCTGGAATCGAGGCTTGGcaagcagctcctcggcttcgtcgccgagccATCGATGGGCAAGGGGCACGGCGGCCGATGCAGATTGGTCCACGTGGACGTTGTAGATCGGCCCCAGGGTCCCTTTCTGTCCCACCTGGGAGACGCGATTGGTGTGCATCAGCACGCGAATCAGGGAGGGCTTGGGTCTTGGTGTCGTCAGCGATGCGGTTCAAGTCGGTTCCTAACATGTGCCTCACAAGCCTTCTTGTTGAGATAAAATCTCCTCCAGTAACTCATGCATCTCGTCATAGTGCGCCTTGGTGGTttcgtcgagggcctcccTACATCCATCCCGGTTCTTCAACTCTGGCAAAACGGCTTCATAGCGGGTTTTGTGCTTTGCGAACTGAAAGCCATGTTCCAAGAGCCTGTACTTTTCTTCGTCTCCCGTCACGTCTGTGACTATCACCGGAGAGTCCACTTTGGGCGCCCATTTTGGGGGCTCGGGGCTGGCGAGGAACATCAGTCTATAACTATTGCTCTCCCCATTGTCGTTGTGCAGCATGGTCTTACCCCCCAATGATGGTTGGCTCCAGAGGAACATTACGATCTCCTCCGTAGTATCTCACCGTCGTGTGGATTTCCTTGGGCTTTCCCCCCGCCCTGGGCGCCGAGTAATCTGACTCTTTAGTGCCCTCGTGGTCAGCCCCCATAGTGATGTTCAACTTGACTGGAGCAGCATGCGTTGAGAGCAAGCTTTCTGCTGTTGAAACGGATGAGTAGCCTCACGGAGGGTATCCAAGCAGCCCGAACAATCTTCAGTACTGCCGGCCAGAACCACGTGGTTTGCAGCAATTGCAGCTCAACTTCAGTGAGAAACATAGCACGTAGCACTAGACTGAGTCCAGGTGACCCCGACCGAGTTgtccacctcggcctcggtggtTTTGCTTTGTTTGACTTGGCTCAGCTCAGATCATAAGTCTACATTGTTTCGGAAGAAGAAATTGTGAGATGCGAAAAGAATCGACATCCCATCTCCTCCGATTGGTCTTCGCAGAATTTCATGTTCGCATTCCGGCGTTTGGAACCCTAACTAATTACCGTACGACGCGTTCGCAAATATACGCTGTTGCGCCTCGGCCATCCATATCTGGACTCTGAAATCGGTAATTCCAAAGCTCAAACTGGGGCAGTTCCCGGTCATTATAATCAAACTCTGAGTCTGCTAAGAGCCGAAGACTTACACTTTCAACAACCTCCGAAAGCACCGATACCGACTGGATGTCACCGCCGACCCTAGTGAAAAACGAGTCATTCAACGTACCGACCGACAGCCACCACGATCGGTTCGGCCGTTCTAATAACCTTCGTCGAGTCGTTCACCGATGGCACCATAGACTACTACATCGTACTCCGAGCCTCGTGCTCAGCTAGAGGATCCCAGCTCAGTCGGCCTGCGTCAACAGATTCCCGACTATTTCGGCCCCAGTCAGTGCTCAGCGTGCCTTGCTTGGTTAGCTTTCGACATGCAGTCTTCAATCATGACGCCAAACTCTACAATTGGTCTTGTGGTCTTCCACGTGGGGCGTTTACCGGTTATATATTCCATATTCTAAGATACTAGCAACGAGATCGTGCCACATCACTAGTCCAATGTGACTTTCGTAACCCTTCTTGCGAGACTGATCCCAGCGCACTGACTAAGAATCAACGACCTCACAATGGCCCCCGGAAGCATCGAAGTTGATGTGCCTGTGGTCAGGAGCGCCGGCGCTACTCCCTCAACAAAACCTCTAAAGCTTTCCGGAGCTCTGAATGCCTTCGAGTCTTTCGACCCCACCCCCCTGACTGGCCGTGAATTCCCCAAGGCGAACATCGTGGATTGGCTGAGAGCGCCAAACTCCGATGACCTGATTCGAGATCTTGCCATCACCGGTACGCTCGCTGTCCCCCAGGCTTTCCGTTTCCTATAGGTAGCTCTCCTGAGGGTACAGCAACATTACTAACCGCTACCAGTCTCCCAGCGCGGCGTGGTCTTCTTCCGCAAGCAAGACGACCTTACACCTGAGTTGCAAAAGGAGCTGCTTACCAGACTCGGCGAGCTCACTTGTCGGCCTGCGTCTTCCGGTCTACACATCCACCCCTTTTTCAATGCCGAGCGCGACGACCAAGGGGACGACCACGTGGTCAGCTACATCCACCAAAAGCAGCAAAAGCCGGAACCCTTGATCAAGAGCAGTGGCttggccgccgacgccttGTGCCCAAAGAAGCAGAACACGGCCGAGTGGCACAGCGACGCCTGCTTCGAGCCTGTGCCGGCAGACTACTCGTGTTTGCGACTCACGACCATACCTCCTACGGGAGGCGACACTTTGTGGGCTAACGGATATGAGCTCTACGACAAGATTAGGTGTGTTTTTGGTCCagttcttttttttctttctcccttttttttctttcgtTCTGGAGCTGACGCGGACGAAGCGAGCCGTACCAAAAGTTTCTTGAGACCCTTACAGTGACGTTTGAGCCGCCCGGCCTCAAGCAGATGTGTGACGCCGCGGGCGTCACTCTCTATTCCAAAGAGCGCGGCAACCCCGAGAACGTTGGTGATGTGATCAAGGCCGTGCATCCCGTCGTGCGAACGAATCCTGTCACGGGATGGAAGAGCGTCTTCGCGATCGGCGGCATGGTCAAGCACATCAACGGCGTCACCACCGAAGAGAGCAAGATGCTCGTTGACTGGTTCCACGACTTGATCTTCAAGAATCACACCATCCAAGTGCGATTTAACTGGAAGGACCCTAATGACTTTGGTGAGTTTTTCCTCCTAGCTTTGTAGCCCTATCCCCTGCACTACACCTATTCTTGTCTTTTTTACCCTATCCCTCAGCGGTTTCCAATGGGATTCTCTGCATGCATGGTCGGCGTATGACCATTTATATAGCCTTTGTCAGGGTTTCCCTAAGACGTGAAGCTAATGTCAAACATTCACAGCCATCTGGGATAACCGGAGCTTCTACCACTCCGCAACCTACGATTTCTGGGAGATGGGTGACAGGCACGGATGCCGGGGCTCTGGAGTTGGCGAAAAGCCTTACCTCGACCCCAAGAGTAAGTCTAGAAGGGAAGACCTGGCTGCCAACGGACCATAGATGTCGGATCAGCCTTTACAAGAAATAAAGGGGTTGAAGGCCGACCGTGTACAAACTGGCTCAGAAATGTGGTTGTGTCAGTGCGAAGAACTCCGGACAGTAACAAACCCCGGTGGTCTATCTGCGTGAAGCTGGGgacgctcgaggccggcaacgAAATGCCGGCGTGCCGCTTCGTTCTTCCTGCaagggcgaagaagaggataGGGTTTCCGGATGCCTTTCGCAGCCCGCTCTCTTACGTCGCTAGTGAAGAATGGTCCGAAATGTGGTAACAACCCAGCACAAGTTATTGCATTTGCATCAACCTTCGGGTGTACTCGTCTCGGGGCGAGGCAACGGCCCGAATCAGATAAAACCCGTCTTGCAATGACATTCGCGCTGCCCACGCCCTACTTAGAGCGAGCGAGTACCGGCCGATAGATCCCCTCAAGACGCTGCGTTGTTGTTTTCGATGAGGACTTGGAGCCACAGAGACCGTCTTGGTTCGATTTTACCATGTTGTGCTTGTCCAGGGCACTCATGGCAATCCGGGTTTGCAGGCTGGGTGTTGGATTCACTCACGATACAAACATGGCTGGTTTTTGTCGGCTTCGTGATGTCTGGTAGAGCTGACCTCGGCAGCGATTGAATTGAGACACACCCGAACCTGTCGATGCCAGGTCTAGGGCCCGAATCGAATCGTGGTCGGAGGAAGTCTCCCAAGCAGGAAACaatcagcatcatcatcgcgTACCGAGCAGCCGGTCTCGTTGAACCCCTGGGATTCAGTTTCAACATCACGTCGACCGCGATATGGAAGGAGGCTCATTGTGGAGTTGCACATGAAAAACACCTTAAATTTGACAGACTTTTCTGTACCATTACGTTTCCTGCAAACAAACACATAAACACACGGGTGTTGGCTCAAACCCCCTCAaagccccccctctcatATTTGGTATCCAAAAGCCGTCGACTCAGAGGCCGTTCATGTATCGTTAGAATCAGGTATCAATGGTATCCAGAAAAGACAAAGGAAGcgcagaagaaggaggaagaggaagacgagcaAACCAACGGCTAGCCAAGGAACATGGCTCGCACTGCAGAGGAAAACAGAAAACAGGTATAACCATCCCAAGTCTATAATTTCCCGTTTGGCCCAGAGACGTAACCGGAACCGAACCCAAGACCGCTCGACTGCCTGCGCAGGAGCAACCGCTCCGAGTcgaaaagaaagggggaaaaaaaagaataaTGTGTTGCTGGGTTGCGGGGCGTGACCgcggaagaaaagaaaatcCCAATAGAATTTGCCACCATCCCTCTCTAATGCCGCATCCCCTGCCCAGCGCATCACCATGTGCGTTGGGCTATCGTGGGGTCTCAACCACGGCGACATGGCGAGAAGTGGGCGATGGAGGACCGCAGTCGGAAATCGAAAACCCCCGGGGGGAGTGAGTCCGTACGTCTCAGTACGTCATATCATATTCTTCCCTGACGTCAAAGTCCATCCCCACATGCTTGGTCCGGAGATGGCGGACGAAGTTGTCGCGGCGGTTGTAGACGTGCCCGGTCTTTGCCTTCCGGCATCCCGGCACGCGGCAGCGGTAGCCTGagctgtcgccgtcgagggtcTCGTGCGTCTTCTTGTGCCGTTTGAGGTCCTTCATGGTGGCGAAGGCCTTGTCGCAGCCGGTCTCGTCGCATAGGTACTCCTTGATGTGGTATCTTTCATGTTTGctgaaaagggggggaaagggggagtTCAAGAGTCAGTCGATCGTTCTCATCTAGGCGCGGAAGAGATGTGCAAAGTTCGAGGCAGTGTTTCAGCCTCTCTCTTTGGAAAAGAAAGTACAGTGAGATGCAAAGGGGGAAAAGTGAAGTGAGATTTACGTCAGATCACTCGGTCTGCGGAAGACCTTGCCGCAGTTCTGCCAGCGGCATTCGAAACAAAGGCGCGATATGTCGAGAccgccgacggtggcggcggcggcggcggcggcggcggcgggggtcTCGATGTCGTTGCTGAAGCCGCTGTCGCTGGCCTTGTCGCTTTCATTCTCGTTCCCGGGGTTTAAGGGGCTTAGAGTCGGACTCATGGTTTCCGAAGAATAGGAGGGGGTGTCTAGTGGACACGCCATGACACCAAGTGCCATAGGTGATCTCCATGACGGCAAGCCGATTGGAGGTGGGTCGTCGACGGAGTCGAGCTGGAGAGAAGCAGCCGTGGTGTCGGAGTAGTATTCGCAGTAACAGATGGTGTTTCCGAGCAACACGCAATAACAAGAATCAACGAGGTTGGGTTGTATACTGGTGTCTAGGTAAAACGCCACCTTGGTGAAATGAAGGGGTTTCCGGGAACGATTGAGAGCCTGATTCGATGAtcaggggagggaaggggaacgCCCGTTAGGAAGAGCGCAACGTATATATTATGGCGGTGGAAAGGGCTGGTGATAATCGCAGAGGCAACAGCGAGCCCTGGCGATAAGGGTGCTTTGACCGAGTCAAAGAGTAGGCGGGGAAATTCCCCGCATGCGGCTCTCAGAATGGACGATGATTCTCCTGGAGTTTACCAAAGAGGTAATGGTGTTTTGGCAACAGGCGGTACGAGGTTGAAGCGTAGGGATGCTATCGGGCCATTCCGACAAGGTATGTGAGGCTGGGCAGGTGGTCCCGGAGCAGACTGCTTAGGGAGTTTAGTTGGTTATTCGGAGAGGTCGTTTAGAGATTGCGGTCGACAGGTCCAGAGAGGTAGtagtggtagtggtggtagtagcagCAAGTTGGGATAACCGGCCAGGTTATTCGACAAAGTTGGATGCGGTATGCTGGAAGTAGACAAGCTTCTCCGGTTGAGGCTGATGTTCGGCGCGGGGTTGATCTGAGTTGTCCGGGTCGGGTTATTTGACGTGGGGGGAAGCGGAGAGAGTCAAGGCCCTCACGGAC includes these proteins:
- a CDS encoding TfdA family Taurine catabolism dioxygenase TauD, producing the protein MAPGSIEVDVPVVRSAGATPSTKPLKLSGALNAFESFDPTPLTGREFPKANIVDWLRAPNSDDLIRDLAITVSQRGVVFFRKQDDLTPELQKELLTRLGELTCRPASSGLHIHPFFNAERDDQGDDHVVSYIHQKQQKPEPLIKSSGLAADALCPKKQNTAEWHSDACFEPVPADYSCLRLTTIPPTGGDTLWANGYELYDKISEPYQKFLETLTVTFEPPGLKQMCDAAGVTLYSKERGNPENVGDVIKAVHPVVRTNPVTGWKSVFAIGGMVKHINGVTTEESKMLVDWFHDLIFKNHTIQVRFNWKDPNDFAIWDNRSFYHSATYDFWEMGDRHGCRGSGVGEKPYLDPKSKSRREDLAANGP
- a CDS encoding Glis family zinc finger 1, with protein sequence MALGVMACPLDTPSYSSETMSPTLSPLNPGNENESDKASDSGFSNDIETPAAAAAAAAATVGGLDISRLCFECRWQNCGKVFRRPSDLTKHERYHIKEYLCDETGCDKAFATMKDLKRHKKTHETLDGDSSGYRCRVPGCRKAKTGHVYNRRDNFVRHLRTKHVGMDFDVREEYDMTY
- a CDS encoding Catalyzes late reaction in the cephamycin biosynthetic pathway; protein product: MFLWSQPSLGGKTMLHNDNGESNSYRLMFLASPEPPKWAPKVDSPVIVTDVTGDEEKYRLLEHGFQFAKHKTRYEAVLPELKNRDGCREALDETTKAHYDEMHELLEEILSQQEGLPKPSLIRVLMHTNRVSQVGQKGTLGPIYNVHVDQSASAAVPLAHRWLGDEAEELLAKPRFQIINMWRPCKPITRDPFAVTDANTVAESDYIKVPFIYPDRTSELLEVCPAEHPEKPHRWYFKDNQQPDDVLFFIQADTTKRPGVVRRCPHAAFKDPRVDESKQDPRVSIEIRAMVFYDHDDYEEEEEEE